The following DNA comes from Nicotiana sylvestris chromosome 10, ASM39365v2, whole genome shotgun sequence.
ttcagctgtaatcccatgtttcatgcCATGAATATAGTTGAATACACTCGAATATAACAACCGATTAGCTGGatttccctgattcacgcctatttttgctactgcattcatgaatacagtagcttaaatacatctaatacatttTATAAGAATAGAAAATATATCTACAATCcctaatatagcaaatggtatctatagatagccaattaccactaaaagatagtgctttatgaaaatttctcataaAATTTTGCTACCAATTATCTTATTAGGAAAGCCAATGATTGAGAAATAGAATAAGAAAACCTCGTTGGACATGCAGATTCAAAACTGTTGTTGTAAAAGCAGGTTTGTTTAAACCAAAGTCAATGTCGATAGAGAAGAAAGTAGACTTCATTGTTGATCATCCATTTCTTTTTCTGATTAGAGAAGATGAGACAGGTGTAATATTGTTTGCTGGTAGCGTTCTTAATCCTGAATAGGGCTAATTTTGGGCAAGTCAAAATGGGTTGATAAATAAAATCATTTGAAAGTTACTTCTGCTGAAATGAGCTAAATTTAGGTCATAGCCATATTCTCCCAACTCGTACCAAGCtttaattaatatatgttgtGTATTGGTCGAAATCTAACCATCACTATCGAACTGATCAACGTCCCACCTAATGGACCGGGCAGTGATAGATAACATAGTCCAATCTACCCCCTTTTCCCGACATCCGTCGAGTCTGGAGGAACAACGCCTAAAGGGGTAACCAAGGCACATTGGAGGCAGGCGGACGTCGGACCAAGCAAAGGGCAATGGTGTCTTGACTATATATAGCAAGGGAAAACCTTCAATAAAGGGGACTCCCTTCTCTCTCCCTCTAGGGCTAAAAAAGCCCTCTTCTTGTATTCCTGATAAAAAACAAAGTGATCTCTAGAAGAAAATGTAAAGTCATCTCCTTATCAATCGATGGGAGATACAATATTGAATTTCAATAAGATCATTTATATTTCTTTTATCTTATATGCGATCCGCACTGCCAGCTCTTTgatctggaattaattatgtctgactaagatttacccctttatttttgattgatttgttcaaaaaggtttcgatatcttttgagtcaaacaatttggcgccgtctgtgggggtTTCTTAGTGAAGTTTCCTAGTCTCTCCCAGATCAAAGACAGGAAACACGATCATCCACCAAAAGGAACGCGAAGGAAAAACCCAACCTACGCGAGACAAAGGTGCAGTGCGGTAGGGGGGAGAAGAGCCGAGCAAAATTACCAAACTTAGAAATCTTTGCCCCATCAGCCATCGATATGCCAAACAAGACGAACAACGTTGCCAACCTGTTCTCCTCCATCGGATCACCGGACGGGGGCAAGGAAAGTATCACTCTAACTCACATGCTCTCTACTCAAGTAGGGACACAAAGGCCGCACATGTGAACGAATAGAGAAACACCTCAGTGAAAAGGACAAAAGAAAACTACTGCAAAACAACTGTGACACCGCCCACCGGTGATACCTCCAGACCGGAAGGCGAGAGTCAGACAAGGAAACTACAATATGTGCTCAGAATGAACCTAAGCGAAACAACCACGTTTCGCACTCTCTGACGTTGCATCCTCCGTTGCGAGCAATGCCAAACGAACTGGGACTCCCTTAGAAGATATCTGGCTCTCCAAAAACTGGGActaacgacgggttactatttcgatatcccaagggccttctccaaaaagagaagagttcgacctcgatcggacGACGACAGGGCGTTatctcgataagttcgaaataacaccttttaagcccaagggccttcaccaaaaaagagaagagttcgaccttgattgaacgatgacgagttactattttgataagttcgaaataacaccctttatggacaatggccttcgccaaaaagagaagagttcaacctcgattgaacgacaacgggttactatttcgataagtttgaaataacaccctttaaggccaaaggccttcgccaaaaagagaagagttcgacctcgatcgaacgacgatggggcACGatcttgataagttcgaaataacaccttttaaggccaagggccttcgccaaaaaaaaaagttcgaactcgatcgaatgatgtcgggtttctatttcgataagttcgaaataacaccctttaaggccaagggccttcgccaaaaagagaagagttcaacctcgatcgaacgacgacgggttactatttcgataagttcgaaataacacaatttaaggccaaaggccttcgctaaaaagagaagagttcgacctcgatcgaacgataacggataactatttcaataagttcgaaataacacactttaaggccaagggccttcgctaaaaagagaagagttcgaccgagaagagttcgacctcgatcgaacgacgacgagttactctttcgataagttcgaagtaataccctttaagtccaagggccttcgccaaaaagagaagagttcgacctcaatcgaacaacgacgggttactattttgataagttcgaaataacaccctttaaggccaaaggccttcgccaaaaagagaaaagtgcgacctcgatcgaacaacgacgggttactattttgataagttcgaagtaacaccctttaaggccaagggacttcgccaaaaagagaagagttcgacctcgatcgaatgacgacgggttattattttgatacgttcgaaataacaccctttaagtccaaaggccttcgccaaaaagagaagagttcgacctcgatcgaatgacgacgggttactatttcaataatttcgaaataacacccttcaaggccaaaaGCCTTCAgcaaaaagataagagttcgacctcggtcgaacgatgacgggttactatttcaataagtttgaattaacaccttttaaggccaagggccttcgccaaaaaagaaaaaagttcgacctcgatcgaacgacgaagggttactatttcgataagttcgaaataataccctttaaggccaagggccttcgccaaaaagagaagacttcgacctcgatcgaacgacgatggattactatttcgatatgttcgaaataactccctttaaggccaaaggccttcgccaaaaagagatgAGTTCTACCTTGACCGAACGACGAGCAGTTACTATTTTGATTGTTTCTCATCTTTGacataaatattatttaatagctgacgacacaaatcaagattatttcctttctggtgtggaagatcagattaagatgcaaccacagagcatactcagacagaaccttgactcagttccCAAGATAaatcctttctggtgtggaagatcagactatgctgcaaccacggAGCATACTTAGATAGTATCTTGgctttgataccaattgttgcggaagccaaatgtatatagtgtaaatgagtcacaactactataccaaaaattatggcatccaccaaataataaataagacaataaaataacaataaaaggaacatCAGAATTTAcaaggttcggccaattttgcctactttctcggacacaaccaatattttattccactccaaaatacaagtgaaataatactaaagagagaagatacaaatgccttaagaagataagaatgcaaatgagaggtgtgtttaaatcctaaacattaggccttcttttatagggtgaAGTACCAACCAAATTTGGTACttcaccgatgtgggactttggcactCAACACCAAAAGCATAGCTTAGTGCTTAAGAGGGTTCAAAACCTTTGTAAGGTTATTGGCTTGTTCAAATCTCACAAGCTATAATCttttttaagttttttctttcttttttttaatatcCTTCTCAGAAATCCTGCCTCCACCACTATATACAGTAACCAATTCCATTAAAAAAGTAAGCAAAAAATTTCTACTAAATTAAAGCCTTACATAATTGAAAATGATTTACTCGTTACATGCATGAATTAGTAGGAAAATCAATGCTTTAAAATTTAACTCCTACTTATCTTATTAGGAAAGCCAATGATTGAGCAATAGAACAAGAAAAGCTCGTTGGACGTGCAGATTCAAAACTTCCCAATCAATTTATAAGTGGCCCAGAGGACATTCAAATATTTTCTGAGATCTCAGTTGTTCCCCATGTCTATGAGCTCTGTCAACTGACTATGACTCTTTAAGATATCAAAAGCTTGACATTTGCTAAAGAAAATTTGTACTCCTAATACGTAACTGAAACTCAGAAAGGTTTTCAAAATACCATCTGGTAGTCACCATCAAGAAGCTAATAAAACCTTTTGGTTTGTAATACATAAAAGTTTGGAAGGGAGCTtcggcgtaactggtaaagttactATCCCAGCCACGGGTTTGAGCCGTAAAAACAACCTCTTACAAAAATGCAGGGTATAAGACTACGTATTATAGATCCCTGTGGTCTGGACCTTCCCGACCCCGAAGATTAGTGCACCGGGCAACCCttttttaatacaaaaaagttTCCttaaaacaaataatattttcatAGCAGTTAAACAAAGTGATTTTgttaaattttcattaaattgtCACTACCTTGACGTTGCGGATTGCTTATGAATCAATATTCCAACTTATTTACAAGTATGTGGTAATCTGATCTTATACATATCCAACCAATGCATGCATGATCTGTATTTACAAACTAAGGCCAAAACATGTAAATATTCAACAACAACGGCCCAGTGTAATCTCACttgtggggtctggagagggtagtatgtacgcagatcttacctctACCTTGAGGGGTAGAGAAGCTATTTCCAGGAGACCCCCAGCTCAAGAAGACGACTAAAACATGTAAATATTATATTTTCGAAAGCTTCATCTTTATCAAATTAGAGTCACACGTAAGAGTATAGGCACACTGGAAAAACCAATTTCTACTACCCCCTATACACACGGATAAAATATGCACATATTATAGTAATATAGATCTCTGAGTGTTTCAAGATGAGGGCAAACACTATGTGATAGATATAAAGAAGATCCTGGCTGGAGAGTTGTAGTTGAGATTGACTTGTAGGCTGTAGCAAGTAATGGGGGTAATCCCGCGATAATGCAAGATCCGTGAAAGAGCCTCACCCAAGAAGTATAATGTAGATAACTTATTCTAATGCAAATAATAATGATTACTTTCACGGCTTGTACCAGTGACCTATATAAGCAGAGGCGGATGTAGTGTATTAactacgggttcaactgaacccataacttttgacgcatagtaaaaatttatatgtaaaagttcattaaaattaaaaaataatatatatgaacccaaaactttaaaaatataataggttCAATATTAAAAACATTAAAACTGAAACCATAGGATTTAAATCCTGAATTCGCCTCTATATATAAGTCATATATAATTTTATCGTTGCTCTAAGACTCTCCTTTAAATAGAATAATTCTAATATATcatttacaaatatggatggctACGAAACTTAAATGAAAATATAAATAGAAGAGAGTCCAATAATCCAGATATATCAGTACAAGCGGTATggatgcaacaacaacaacttcccAGTAAAGTCTCACCCCTATTCCAATAGGGCAGAGAGATTGTTTCCGATAGACTACCACAGTATGGATGCCTTAATGAAAAAGGATAAAGATATAATATCATTTGATAATTTTCCCATCACCTTGTTACATGACAccccaaaattaaaataaaaaaacgaaaataacaACACccatgatttaaaaaaaaaggaaagggaagaTATATATTGCATGCCTTGTGAAGAAAAAGTAGGCATCTATAGAAACAACACAACACTAGTAAATAAATATGTACAATTCTTCCCTTTCCCCAAAAAAACACCCCATTCCACATCCTCTCTCGTGATTCTAAATTCTTCTCAAAACAGCATTGGAAGAATTTTCTGTTCCATAAAATGATTCAAAACCCTTATCGTCACCTTGCATTAATTCTGACGAATGGGGAGAGAGAGAATAGAGAAGGAGACAAGGAAATTTCAGTAGGGAACAAAAGACAAAACTGCATGTTTTTGCACCCTAGAATGGTTCACCCAACGTAATCAAAAACTTCACCATTTCTATGTTAGGTTTTCTTATAACGTTTCTCTCTTCACGAAAAAGATCCTTTCCCTCTATATATTCTATTTTGTTCTCTTCTTCCCATCCTTCTCTTTCTCAAGGTTTTCTTGCTTGAGTTGAACTGTTGATGAACATGACATGAGGCATCTGATAGTGACACTTttgcccccccccccacccccccacCCTCCAAAAAAAAAACACCACAAACCCTCTACATatttttataactgaaaaattTTCGAGGGCTAGTAGCAAACGGTTCAAAATCAAGTGAAATATATCAGGTTTTTGTCGACGAGAAAGTTCAAAAATCTTTGACGTGTGCCTCACCAATACATCAGAAGCTGCGATCTTACCACTAGACCGGAACGCCAAGCACCACAAACCCTCTATATTATATTGTTCTAAAaggtcaaaaaaaaaaaaaaaaagaccacaccccataaataaataaaaaaagcaccacccaaaaagaaagaagaaaatagaaaaatattaaAAGGCTAGTGTTAACTAACTGAGGATATTGATGTTATTAGTTCTTTGTCTCTTAACACTTCCAGAAGCAGAATCATCACCACTTGATTTCTCCATAACTGCTTTAAGTGCTTCTTGTATTGAACTTATAGAATATTGTGGTTGTTGCTGCTGATCAAGATCATCACTTGTACTCAAATCATCTTCTTGATTATAATTATGATCTCCAGTTATGAACAAAACATTTCTCACACGTCCACCAAGTGTTGTAATTTCAGCTTTTAATGTTTTTAACCTTAGTGCTTTTAATGTCTTGATTAAATCAGGTAAAAGATCGGACCTGTCTTCACAACAAAGTGAAGCTTTTATCACAAACTTACCATCTTCGAATTCATCAGATGCATTATCCACTGTTAATTCATCTATCTCTGTTGGAACTGGATTTGTTTCTGCTATTAAAGATGTTTGTCTTTTGAGCTCTTTCACATGTTGTATCACTTCAGCTAGCAATGAAGCTTTGTCCGTCTACACCAtaataaaaccaaaaaaaaatgaatatCATAAATATATTGCAATTTTTGAAGATCttttgtaaaagaaaaaaaaaaagggaaaaaaattcttctatgcaaaaATGCACTATCATAAAATAATCGATACACGTAACCGTTCATAAACGAGATTAACTACACCAACAACAtatccagtataatctcacaaagTGGGGTTAAGGAGAAAAGATTGTATGCAGACCTTACACGGACCTTTGAAGCTATAGaggctatttccgatagacccggctcaaaaaaaaattaaaagagacAGACACAATAAGTAGTAATATCATCCAGATAAAGGG
Coding sequences within:
- the LOC104213254 gene encoding transcription factor bHLH30-like; protein product: MQPQSFNINPVHFPSNSEMSQILPWTLPPVQPFNPVHHHHHVDPFLLPPTPSPYGGLFNRRVPQFAYEGTTSSDHHLRFISDTLGHVVHHQPAGSAPFGLQAELQKMTAQEIMDAKALAASKSHSEAERRRRERINNHLAKLRSLLPNTTKTDKASLLAEVIQHVKELKRQTSLIAETNPVPTEIDELTVDNASDEFEDGKFVIKASLCCEDRSDLLPDLIKTLKALRLKTLKAEITTLGGRVRNVLFITGDHNYNQEDDLSTSDDLDQQQQPQYSISSIQEALKAVMEKSSGDDSASGSVKRQRTNNINILS